In a single window of the Gadus macrocephalus chromosome 6, ASM3116895v1 genome:
- the fkbp15b gene encoding FK506-binding protein 15 isoform X2, with protein MEGSPMQADGSSSSSSSQFFSVGDQGLLAFTMSVVGDIDDYLWREFQGAKLASLFGLDQASSQGNESFQYTAPKQPKKNSGAGLAGQKQAPPPGAPAVLLATAVQAFRYINGQYANQGKLGAAVLGNLSSKEHKLLLYLSQQKQVAAATIHASFVFTVQPNNYCTFYDDQRTNWSLMFDTEKIASDFCKEVCLAKVNSAPTLEGVVMQELGLGEGPAVEAGDSLEVAYTGWLLQNHALGQVFDSNVNKDKLLRMKLGSGKVIKGWEEGMVGMKKSGRRLMVIPPTLAYGSKGLAGRIPADSTLVFEVELRRVKLARDSGSDLTSAAPSPAPSLTASPAPSMENLTPDSLAPTTSSGPGRPGEHPLRAKSNSLSEQLANPDTAKAKLISRMAKMGQPMLPFLAGGSGQPESSDSELEDSSISRGKERGEVSAPVQITSNPPPATQVHPHPHMVQHTALMPVAPQHAGMPGSGLAFQPYSYGSQTAVASAQLQPLGPMGPGYPTQSVSYMGSGDVTSFLMTEARQHSTEIRLAVGKVADKVDQLSSKMEELNRQGGVSTGLSNASMETSMIMHSIQRLVQENECLKKEVFEKSSRIEEQNRKIGDLINQNQRHVEQSNLLMEQRSDSLQTSSQQSHTRLLEAEKDKVRLTEDLASSVTRAAQLQLDAASSQQRATDLQIKLSAALQEGVGQGERISAMEIQLEELKESVASLQTQYRAEKQRRKEMEQVLGEVKEELQDARSDKENLEKTLADRKRKWQAERLRRDEEVEEVRRSSQEEVDGLRAQLRKARSSHDGAASEQLSQLQAELEEEWRGRSEKAAAASREQHRREVSEVSEQREALQQRVGQLQDKLASLKQARDAEQMDSQHQDHSQALQLLQEKYAALEQRSAAAREGLQGRVSELEGKMEEQAAVDTAGEVKRVMNGVFQSLRGQFQAEQSYSGQVVLGLIVSTIKNVTLQLLSGSDTQTVKREPQEEEDEEEEEEEEEEEEETMEDDERDVRQRDAAPLVNGEKETEDAEEGQARVVQNGLAGTQAKEESVESVEAVVAVETEVALSPATFVGEEEEKPPAAAEAEPTASEVVPGASEVGPPGASEAEPKASEAEPSAASEAEPKVSEAEPKVSGAEPTADPLTSAPADRLDAMTTQGEPERGRSTTTTAADLDPSPASQHTEEPAGSSAPEGSSGGPGVDPVGSEVMAPAPLLGGGGASMDTEEPLGAVTVTIEERTGPPKHPPPPPNSQRDGTSLSGGLGEEREEKEEEDEEEFFQSTLTAKPSQPPPDHLEEEEEEEEEMSLKGRPPPTPLFGEDDDDAEDLDWLS; from the exons gtctgGCAGGCCAGAAACAGGCTCCACCCCCGGGCGCGCCGGCGGTCCTTCTCGCCACGGCAGTCCAAGCCTTCAGATA CATAAATGGACAGTACGCGAACCAGGGCAAACTGGGAGCTGCTGTCCTGGGGAATCTCTCATCGAAAGAG CACAAACTCCTGCTGTACCTGAGCCAGCAGAAGCAGGTGGCCGCAGCCACCATCCATGCAAGTTTCGTCTTTACG GTCCAGCCAAACAACTACTGCACGTTCTACGACGACCAGCGTACCAACTGGTCGCTGATGTTCGATACAGAGAAAATAGCGTCCGACTTCTGTAAGGAG GTGTGTCTGGCCAAGGTGAACAGTGCCCCCACCCTGGAGGGGGTGGTAATGCAGGAGCTGGGCCTGGGGGAGGGCCCTGCGGTGGAGGCGGGAGACTCCCTTGAGGTGGCCTACACCGGCTGGCTGCTCCAGAACCACGCCCTGGGTCAG GTGTTTGACTCAAACGTGAACAAGGACAAGCTGCTGAGGATGAAGCTGGGATCTGGGAAGGTGATCAAA GGTTGGGAGGAGGGCATGGTGGGGATGAAGAAGAGTGGGCGTCGCCTAATGGTGATCCCGCCCACTTTGGCCTATGGCTCCAAGGGATTGGCTGGTCGCATCCCGGCCGACAGCACATTGGTGTTCGAGGTGGAGCTTCGACGG GTTAAGCTAGCCAGGGACAGTGGGTCGGACCTGACCAgtgctgccccctcccccgccccctcgctGACCGCTTCACCAGCCCCCAGTATGGAGAACCTGACCCCCGATAGCCTGGCCCCCACAACCAGCTCCGGCCCAGGGAGACctgg agaACATCCCCTGCGTGCCAAGTCCAACTCCCTCAGTGAACAGCTGGCG AATCCCGACACGGCCAAAGCGAAGCTCATTTCTCGCATGGCCAAAATGGGCCAGCCCATGTTGCCATTCCTAGCGGGGGGGTCCGGGCAACCAGAATCCAGCGACTCAGAGCTGGAG GACTCCAGTATTtccagggggaaggagagaggagaagtatCAGCTCCCGTTCAGATCACCTCCAACCCACCCCCCGCCACACAAG TGCATCCTCATCCTCACATGGTGCAGCATACTGCCTTAATGCCCGTCGCCCCGCAGCATGCTGGGATGCCAGGCTCAGGGCTCGCCTTCCAG CCCTACTCGTACGGCAGCCAAACTGCAGTGGCGTCCGCACAGCTCCAGCCCTTGGGCCCCATGGGTCCCGGGTACCCCACCCAGAGTGTCTCCTACATGG GCTCTGGTGATGTCACTTCCTTCCTGATGACAGAGGCCCGGCAGCACAGCACTGAGATCAGATTGGCCGTCGGTAAAGTTGCCGATAAAGTTGACCAGCTGAGCTCAAAG ATGGAGGAGCTCAATCGGCAGGGTGGTGTTTCAACGGGCCTCTCCAACGCCTCAATGGAAACCTCCATGATCATGCACAGCATCCAGAGACTTGTTCAG GAAAACGAGTGTTTGAAGAAGGAGGTGTTTGAGAAGAGCTCCCGCATTGAGGAGCAGAACCGGAAGATCGGGGACCTCATCAACCAGAACCAGAG ACACGTGGAGCAAAGCAACCTTCTGATGGAGCAGAGGAGCGACTCCCTGCAGACCTCCAGCCAACAGAGCCACACGCGCCTTCTGGAGGCGGAGAAAGACAAG GTGCGTCTCACCGAGGACCTAGCGTCCTCCGTTACCCGTGCGGCTCAGCTCCAGCTGGACGCGGCCTCCAGCCAGCAGAGGGCGACGGACCTGCAGATCAAACTGTCTGCTGCCCTGCAGGAGGGGGTCGGCCAAGGGGAGCGCATCAGCGCCATGGAGATCCAGCTGGAAG agctGAAGGAGAGCGTAGCCTCGCTCCAGACTCAGTACCGCGCGGAGAAGCAGAGACGTAAGGAGATGGAGCAGGTACTGGGAGAAGTCAAGGAGGAGCTGCAGGATGCTAGGAGTGACAAGGAGAACCTGGAGAAG acGCTGgcggacaggaagaggaagtggcaGGCAGAGCGGCTGCGGCgggacgaggaggtggaggaggtgcggaggagcagccaggaggaggtggacggcCTGAGGGCGCAGCTCCGCAAGGCCAGGAGCAGCCACGACGGAGCAGCCTCGGAACAG ctgtcCCAGCTGCaggcggagctggaggaggagtggcGGGGTAGGAGTGAGAAGGCGGCTGCTGCCAGCAGGGAGCAGCACAGGCGGGAGGTGTCGGAGGTGtcggagcagagagaggctctgCAGCAGAGGGTGGGCCAGCTACAGGACAAG CTAGCATCGTTGAAGCAGGCCAGAGACGCAGAGCAGATGGATTCACAGCATCAGGACCACAGCCAGGCTCTGCAGCTCCTGCAGGAGAAG TACGCAGCGTTGGAGCAGCGGTCTGCGGCGGCGAGGGAGGGGCTCCAGGGGAGAGTCTCTGAGCTGGAGGGGAAGATGGAGGAGCAGGCCGCGGTAGACACGGCAGGAGAg GTGAAGCGGGTGATGAACGGGGTCTTCCAGTCCTTGAGGGGTCAGTTCCAGGCGGAGCAGTCCTACTCCGGCCAGGTCGTACTGGGCCTCATCGTTTCCACCATCAAG AACGTGACTCTCCAGCTCCTCAGCGGCTCGGACACACAGACGGTTAAACGTGAAccgcaggaagaggaagacgaggaggaggaggaggaggaggaagaggaagaagaggagacgaTGGAGGACGATGAACGTGATGTGAGGCAGAGAGACGCCGCTCCGCTGGTCAACGGCGAGAAAGAAACGGAGGACGCAGAAGAAGGGCAGGCGCGGGTGGTGCAGAACGGACTTGCAGGAACGCAAGCAAAGGAGGAGTCAGTAGAGTCGGTGGAGGCGGTCGTCGCCGTGGAGACGGAAGTCGCTCTGAGCCCGGCGACGTTtgtgggggaagaggaggagaagccgccggcggcggcggaggcggagcCGACGGCCTCTGAGGTCGTGCCGGGTGCGTCTGAGGTAGGGCCACCGGGGGCATCTGAGGCGGAGCCCAAGGCGTCTGAGGCAGAGCCATCGGCAGCGTCTGAGGCGGAGCCAAAGGTTTCTGAGGCGGAGCCCAAGGTGTCTGGGGCGGAGCCGACAGCGGACCCTTTGACCAGCGCCCCTGCGGACAGACTGGATGCGATGACGACCCAGGGGGAGCCGGAGCGAGGACGCTCGACAACAACAACCGCCGCTGATCTGGATCCAAGCCCCGCCTCCCAGCACACGGAGGAGCCCGCCGGCTCTTCAGCGCCTGAAGGGAGCTCCGGGGGTCCCGGGGTCGACCCCGTAGGGAGCGAGGTCATGGCACCCGCCCCCCTgctgggaggaggcggagccagcATGGACACAGAGGAGCCCCTGGGTGCCGTCACCGTGACGATCGAGGAACGGACCGGCCCACCCaagcaccccccacccccgcccaaTTCCCAGCGGGACGGCACGAG TCTGTCTGGCGGTCTCGGCGAGGAgcgggaagagaaggaggaggaagatgaagaggagttTTTCCAGAGCACCCTAACAGCCAAACCATCGCAGCCACCACCCGACcatctggaggaggaagaggaggaggaggaggagatg AGTCTGAAGGGCCGGCCGCCCCCCACGCCGCTGTTCGGCGAGGACGACGATGACGCAGAGGACCTGGACTGGCTGAGTTGA
- the fkbp15b gene encoding FK506-binding protein 15 isoform X1: MEGSPMQADGSSSSSSSQFFSVGDQGLLAFTMSVVGDIDDYLWREFQGAKLASLFGLDQASSQGNESFQYTAPKQPKKNSGAGLAGQKQAPPPGAPAVLLATAVQAFRYINGQYANQGKLGAAVLGNLSSKEHKLLLYLSQQKQVAAATIHASFVFTVQPNNYCTFYDDQRTNWSLMFDTEKIASDFCKEVCLAKVNSAPTLEGVVMQELGLGEGPAVEAGDSLEVAYTGWLLQNHALGQVFDSNVNKDKLLRMKLGSGKVIKGWEEGMVGMKKSGRRLMVIPPTLAYGSKGLAGRIPADSTLVFEVELRRVKLARDSGSDLTSAAPSPAPSLTASPAPSMENLTPDSLAPTTSSGPGRPGEHPLRAKSNSLSEQLANPDTAKAKLISRMAKMGQPMLPFLAGGSGQPESSDSELEDSSISRGKERGEVSAPVQITSNPPPATQVHPHPHMVQHTALMPVAPQHAGMPGSGLAFQPYSYGSQTAVASAQLQPLGPMGPGYPTQSVSYMGSGDVTSFLMTEARQHSTEIRLAVGKVADKVDQLSSKMEELNRQGGVSTGLSNASMETSMIMHSIQRLVQENECLKKEVFEKSSRIEEQNRKIGDLINQNQRHVEQSNLLMEQRSDSLQTSSQQSHTRLLEAEKDKHALLQDLSPCQVRLTEDLASSVTRAAQLQLDAASSQQRATDLQIKLSAALQEGVGQGERISAMEIQLEELKESVASLQTQYRAEKQRRKEMEQVLGEVKEELQDARSDKENLEKTLADRKRKWQAERLRRDEEVEEVRRSSQEEVDGLRAQLRKARSSHDGAASEQLSQLQAELEEEWRGRSEKAAAASREQHRREVSEVSEQREALQQRVGQLQDKLASLKQARDAEQMDSQHQDHSQALQLLQEKYAALEQRSAAAREGLQGRVSELEGKMEEQAAVDTAGEVKRVMNGVFQSLRGQFQAEQSYSGQVVLGLIVSTIKNVTLQLLSGSDTQTVKREPQEEEDEEEEEEEEEEEEETMEDDERDVRQRDAAPLVNGEKETEDAEEGQARVVQNGLAGTQAKEESVESVEAVVAVETEVALSPATFVGEEEEKPPAAAEAEPTASEVVPGASEVGPPGASEAEPKASEAEPSAASEAEPKVSEAEPKVSGAEPTADPLTSAPADRLDAMTTQGEPERGRSTTTTAADLDPSPASQHTEEPAGSSAPEGSSGGPGVDPVGSEVMAPAPLLGGGGASMDTEEPLGAVTVTIEERTGPPKHPPPPPNSQRDGTSLSGGLGEEREEKEEEDEEEFFQSTLTAKPSQPPPDHLEEEEEEEEEMSLKGRPPPTPLFGEDDDDAEDLDWLS, from the exons gtctgGCAGGCCAGAAACAGGCTCCACCCCCGGGCGCGCCGGCGGTCCTTCTCGCCACGGCAGTCCAAGCCTTCAGATA CATAAATGGACAGTACGCGAACCAGGGCAAACTGGGAGCTGCTGTCCTGGGGAATCTCTCATCGAAAGAG CACAAACTCCTGCTGTACCTGAGCCAGCAGAAGCAGGTGGCCGCAGCCACCATCCATGCAAGTTTCGTCTTTACG GTCCAGCCAAACAACTACTGCACGTTCTACGACGACCAGCGTACCAACTGGTCGCTGATGTTCGATACAGAGAAAATAGCGTCCGACTTCTGTAAGGAG GTGTGTCTGGCCAAGGTGAACAGTGCCCCCACCCTGGAGGGGGTGGTAATGCAGGAGCTGGGCCTGGGGGAGGGCCCTGCGGTGGAGGCGGGAGACTCCCTTGAGGTGGCCTACACCGGCTGGCTGCTCCAGAACCACGCCCTGGGTCAG GTGTTTGACTCAAACGTGAACAAGGACAAGCTGCTGAGGATGAAGCTGGGATCTGGGAAGGTGATCAAA GGTTGGGAGGAGGGCATGGTGGGGATGAAGAAGAGTGGGCGTCGCCTAATGGTGATCCCGCCCACTTTGGCCTATGGCTCCAAGGGATTGGCTGGTCGCATCCCGGCCGACAGCACATTGGTGTTCGAGGTGGAGCTTCGACGG GTTAAGCTAGCCAGGGACAGTGGGTCGGACCTGACCAgtgctgccccctcccccgccccctcgctGACCGCTTCACCAGCCCCCAGTATGGAGAACCTGACCCCCGATAGCCTGGCCCCCACAACCAGCTCCGGCCCAGGGAGACctgg agaACATCCCCTGCGTGCCAAGTCCAACTCCCTCAGTGAACAGCTGGCG AATCCCGACACGGCCAAAGCGAAGCTCATTTCTCGCATGGCCAAAATGGGCCAGCCCATGTTGCCATTCCTAGCGGGGGGGTCCGGGCAACCAGAATCCAGCGACTCAGAGCTGGAG GACTCCAGTATTtccagggggaaggagagaggagaagtatCAGCTCCCGTTCAGATCACCTCCAACCCACCCCCCGCCACACAAG TGCATCCTCATCCTCACATGGTGCAGCATACTGCCTTAATGCCCGTCGCCCCGCAGCATGCTGGGATGCCAGGCTCAGGGCTCGCCTTCCAG CCCTACTCGTACGGCAGCCAAACTGCAGTGGCGTCCGCACAGCTCCAGCCCTTGGGCCCCATGGGTCCCGGGTACCCCACCCAGAGTGTCTCCTACATGG GCTCTGGTGATGTCACTTCCTTCCTGATGACAGAGGCCCGGCAGCACAGCACTGAGATCAGATTGGCCGTCGGTAAAGTTGCCGATAAAGTTGACCAGCTGAGCTCAAAG ATGGAGGAGCTCAATCGGCAGGGTGGTGTTTCAACGGGCCTCTCCAACGCCTCAATGGAAACCTCCATGATCATGCACAGCATCCAGAGACTTGTTCAG GAAAACGAGTGTTTGAAGAAGGAGGTGTTTGAGAAGAGCTCCCGCATTGAGGAGCAGAACCGGAAGATCGGGGACCTCATCAACCAGAACCAGAG ACACGTGGAGCAAAGCAACCTTCTGATGGAGCAGAGGAGCGACTCCCTGCAGACCTCCAGCCAACAGAGCCACACGCGCCTTCTGGAGGCGGAGAAAGACAAG CATGCTCTCCTTCAAGACCTAAGTCCTTGCCAG GTGCGTCTCACCGAGGACCTAGCGTCCTCCGTTACCCGTGCGGCTCAGCTCCAGCTGGACGCGGCCTCCAGCCAGCAGAGGGCGACGGACCTGCAGATCAAACTGTCTGCTGCCCTGCAGGAGGGGGTCGGCCAAGGGGAGCGCATCAGCGCCATGGAGATCCAGCTGGAAG agctGAAGGAGAGCGTAGCCTCGCTCCAGACTCAGTACCGCGCGGAGAAGCAGAGACGTAAGGAGATGGAGCAGGTACTGGGAGAAGTCAAGGAGGAGCTGCAGGATGCTAGGAGTGACAAGGAGAACCTGGAGAAG acGCTGgcggacaggaagaggaagtggcaGGCAGAGCGGCTGCGGCgggacgaggaggtggaggaggtgcggaggagcagccaggaggaggtggacggcCTGAGGGCGCAGCTCCGCAAGGCCAGGAGCAGCCACGACGGAGCAGCCTCGGAACAG ctgtcCCAGCTGCaggcggagctggaggaggagtggcGGGGTAGGAGTGAGAAGGCGGCTGCTGCCAGCAGGGAGCAGCACAGGCGGGAGGTGTCGGAGGTGtcggagcagagagaggctctgCAGCAGAGGGTGGGCCAGCTACAGGACAAG CTAGCATCGTTGAAGCAGGCCAGAGACGCAGAGCAGATGGATTCACAGCATCAGGACCACAGCCAGGCTCTGCAGCTCCTGCAGGAGAAG TACGCAGCGTTGGAGCAGCGGTCTGCGGCGGCGAGGGAGGGGCTCCAGGGGAGAGTCTCTGAGCTGGAGGGGAAGATGGAGGAGCAGGCCGCGGTAGACACGGCAGGAGAg GTGAAGCGGGTGATGAACGGGGTCTTCCAGTCCTTGAGGGGTCAGTTCCAGGCGGAGCAGTCCTACTCCGGCCAGGTCGTACTGGGCCTCATCGTTTCCACCATCAAG AACGTGACTCTCCAGCTCCTCAGCGGCTCGGACACACAGACGGTTAAACGTGAAccgcaggaagaggaagacgaggaggaggaggaggaggaggaagaggaagaagaggagacgaTGGAGGACGATGAACGTGATGTGAGGCAGAGAGACGCCGCTCCGCTGGTCAACGGCGAGAAAGAAACGGAGGACGCAGAAGAAGGGCAGGCGCGGGTGGTGCAGAACGGACTTGCAGGAACGCAAGCAAAGGAGGAGTCAGTAGAGTCGGTGGAGGCGGTCGTCGCCGTGGAGACGGAAGTCGCTCTGAGCCCGGCGACGTTtgtgggggaagaggaggagaagccgccggcggcggcggaggcggagcCGACGGCCTCTGAGGTCGTGCCGGGTGCGTCTGAGGTAGGGCCACCGGGGGCATCTGAGGCGGAGCCCAAGGCGTCTGAGGCAGAGCCATCGGCAGCGTCTGAGGCGGAGCCAAAGGTTTCTGAGGCGGAGCCCAAGGTGTCTGGGGCGGAGCCGACAGCGGACCCTTTGACCAGCGCCCCTGCGGACAGACTGGATGCGATGACGACCCAGGGGGAGCCGGAGCGAGGACGCTCGACAACAACAACCGCCGCTGATCTGGATCCAAGCCCCGCCTCCCAGCACACGGAGGAGCCCGCCGGCTCTTCAGCGCCTGAAGGGAGCTCCGGGGGTCCCGGGGTCGACCCCGTAGGGAGCGAGGTCATGGCACCCGCCCCCCTgctgggaggaggcggagccagcATGGACACAGAGGAGCCCCTGGGTGCCGTCACCGTGACGATCGAGGAACGGACCGGCCCACCCaagcaccccccacccccgcccaaTTCCCAGCGGGACGGCACGAG TCTGTCTGGCGGTCTCGGCGAGGAgcgggaagagaaggaggaggaagatgaagaggagttTTTCCAGAGCACCCTAACAGCCAAACCATCGCAGCCACCACCCGACcatctggaggaggaagaggaggaggaggaggagatg AGTCTGAAGGGCCGGCCGCCCCCCACGCCGCTGTTCGGCGAGGACGACGATGACGCAGAGGACCTGGACTGGCTGAGTTGA